The Waddliaceae bacterium genome includes a region encoding these proteins:
- the lpxD gene encoding UDP-3-O-(3-hydroxymyristoyl)glucosamine N-acyltransferase, with protein sequence MIKLTLAEIAEVTACELVGDGSHAITSVADLSVATDSEASFLANASYSGAARDSSAGVIFIDKSADKFEGKRYLISDNPSLAFQKLLDILRPEEPSGFVGVHSTAVVHETATLGENVSLGPYVVIDKDAVIGVGTTIGSHCYIGIGTTLGEGCKLHPHASIRERCRLGDRVIVQQGAVIGSCGYGYDTGSDGKHTKLIQHGCVVIEDDVEVGANSTIDRARFEDTVICRGTKIDNLVQIAHGVHIGTDNLLVAQVGISGSVTTGKNVVLGGQAGVVGHLSIGDNIMVAARSVVFKSLKSPGKYGGIPAIPLREHQRQQVLLRNIKKLVERVSALETKS encoded by the coding sequence ATGATAAAATTGACCCTCGCAGAGATTGCAGAAGTTACGGCTTGTGAGCTCGTCGGTGACGGCAGCCATGCTATCACCAGCGTCGCCGACCTTTCTGTTGCTACTGACAGCGAGGCGTCATTCCTCGCCAATGCCTCGTATTCTGGTGCTGCACGCGACAGTTCTGCTGGCGTCATCTTCATCGACAAGAGTGCTGATAAGTTTGAAGGAAAGAGATATCTTATATCTGACAATCCTAGCCTAGCCTTCCAGAAGCTCCTCGACATTCTACGTCCTGAAGAGCCTTCGGGTTTCGTCGGCGTCCATAGCACTGCCGTCGTCCATGAGACTGCTACCCTCGGCGAAAATGTTTCGTTGGGGCCTTATGTTGTCATCGACAAAGACGCCGTCATCGGTGTTGGCACGACGATAGGGTCACACTGTTATATCGGTATTGGGACGACTCTTGGCGAAGGGTGTAAGTTACATCCGCATGCTAGTATCAGGGAACGTTGTCGCCTTGGTGATAGGGTAATAGTCCAGCAGGGCGCTGTAATAGGCTCTTGCGGATATGGATACGACACTGGCAGCGACGGCAAACATACCAAACTTATTCAGCATGGTTGTGTCGTCATCGAAGACGACGTCGAGGTTGGCGCCAACTCCACCATCGACAGGGCGCGCTTTGAAGACACCGTCATATGTCGTGGCACCAAGATCGACAACCTCGTACAGATCGCCCACGGCGTACATATTGGCACCGACAACCTCCTCGTCGCACAGGTTGGCATCTCTGGGTCAGTGACGACAGGAAAGAATGTCGTCCTTGGCGGTCAGGCAGGCGTCGTCGGACATCTATCTATCGGCGACAACATCATGGTAGCGGCGCGCAGCGTCGTCTTCAAATCGTTGAAATCTCCAGGGAAGTATGGTGGCATCCCAGCTATTCCTTTGAGAGAGCATCAACGTCAGCAAGTTCTACTTAGGAACATCAAAAAACTCGTTGAGCGTGTTTCAGCTTTGGAGACAAAGAGCTAA